One window of the Lusitaniella coriacea LEGE 07157 genome contains the following:
- a CDS encoding EAL domain-containing protein, with amino-acid sequence MEVRTLKSFKDFLKKFRLAQMLKRKSVISCFISCFFIIVTLSWTSLLQTAKSQTFEQLSNSDGLSQVNTRAITQGEDGLLYIGTEEGLNVYDGYHFQVFRQNSAKPHTLADSDIYTTFVAKDGTIWVGSRTALNRFDAKLRRFQNYFLEEKQNINISQYVADIVETSDNKLWLGIKGYRGIGLFEPGKRDRIEYIPSPPQNSRVAEILRTGVNSITLDRQEKLWLGTDTGLVIFSPKTQDFVTIDYDSTVPKTEMGINDIYYDRDNTIWLSTNYGLYHLNAAGKVLEHFFHDNSDSDSLSYNLVRAVLRDRQGRLWIATDRGLNIYIEEEKRFRKFYHEPGNKFSPTSNSILNIFQDSTGVLWFSTYDTGLNKLTSSSWLQHLQNDGLKNSLSNGSTWAIHKSSKQPNDLWIGTREGLDKLNLKSGTIEHFRHNPNDPNSIPANWIVTIFEDSQERLWMGSRHDGLILYDRQIERFRHYPSLPNNPKTISNKLVYDIIEDNRGRLWFGGMFGLNRYDPATDSFIRYNRNLGTPKLEGLKIFCLHQTDDNLIWIGSDRGIFRLNPETLEVQSYTNVPNDFSSLSNNLVFSIYEDSQGELWFGTQQGLNHFNRETKRFERTDVKDGLANGVIYTIEEDNKGNLWMTTNYGISTYNPITKQIKNYDESHGLRFLEFNLGSSFSDREFMYFGGTEGLVYFRPEDIEIDRYPPKTVFREFLIANQPVPIASNDTKHKTLKVHINYLDEINLTHKDSTFGFEFAAIHYVHPEANRFAFKLEGFDRDWVYARPQQHSATYTNIPPGRYRFFVKAANPDGVWGKATSIQVTIFPAPWKTSWAYLGYFIIIITIIGTIAGQHYQQVKADKLSQQAIAASEKRYRNFVNNSTEGIWHLDIDPPVSIHLPIEEQVTLILSRFRVVNINSALAQMYDLSLEGICGKQSILFEAFDQKQLLKEWIEEGYQISGQTHTCQIKDSRRFWFSRSYTGEIFNDHLTSIWGVQRDITILKRHLKIVEYQAQHDNLTGLKNRHWFYEKARDSIIRVKKSKYDHIAFILLDFNDFKQINDSLGHEYGDKLLKKFGHRLSESLKFSSCFFARIGGDEFIFITFYRESLDRVNQLIEKILKTLEQTFIIDEVKVKVTGSLGVSLSSLHGKNITTLMRYADTAMYSAKRQKLSVVFFQEEKDSSSSYRLKLLADLKEAISENYLELYYQPKLNLQTNEISGCEALIRWNHPSLGKISPGVFIPLAEKTVSIHPLTYWVIDRAFAEWRDLWNFGCRISMAINLTVYNLYEPNLIKKIIFYRNKYKIRPEYIEFEITEGTFIEDIEQAVATMKKIHDLGFKLAIDDFGTGYSSLSYLKSLPIDTLKIDMQFIKNILKDSRDEALVKLIIRLSHLYSLKVVAEGIEDRKTQEKLKSYQCDYGQGYHISRPLQKADFLRLIQNHPLARRRRQI; translated from the coding sequence ATGGAAGTGAGAACTTTAAAAAGTTTTAAGGACTTTCTGAAAAAGTTTAGGTTAGCTCAAATGTTGAAAAGAAAATCGGTGATTTCTTGCTTTATCAGTTGTTTTTTCATTATCGTAACTCTATCTTGGACGAGTTTGCTTCAAACTGCTAAAAGCCAAACTTTTGAACAACTTAGTAATTCTGATGGGTTATCACAGGTTAATACTCGTGCTATAACGCAAGGAGAAGATGGTTTACTATATATTGGAACTGAAGAAGGACTAAATGTTTACGACGGTTATCACTTTCAGGTCTTTCGTCAAAATTCTGCCAAACCTCACACACTAGCAGATAGCGATATTTATACAACTTTCGTTGCTAAAGATGGTACGATCTGGGTTGGAAGCCGTACAGCTCTCAATCGATTCGATGCTAAACTACGTCGTTTCCAAAACTATTTTCTAGAAGAAAAACAGAATATTAATATATCCCAATATGTTGCCGATATTGTTGAGACTTCTGACAATAAGTTATGGTTGGGAATCAAAGGATATAGAGGGATTGGACTATTTGAACCGGGTAAGCGCGATCGCATTGAATATATCCCCAGTCCACCTCAAAATAGTCGTGTCGCTGAAATCTTAAGAACAGGCGTTAACAGCATTACTCTAGATAGACAAGAAAAACTGTGGTTGGGAACAGATACAGGCTTAGTCATTTTTTCACCAAAAACTCAAGATTTTGTTACCATTGACTACGATTCGACTGTTCCAAAAACAGAAATGGGTATCAATGATATTTACTACGATCGTGACAATACAATTTGGCTTTCAACAAACTATGGACTTTACCACTTAAATGCTGCTGGTAAAGTTTTAGAGCATTTTTTTCATGACAATAGCGATTCTGATTCTTTAAGCTATAACTTAGTTCGAGCGGTGCTGAGAGATCGACAAGGACGATTATGGATTGCGACAGATCGCGGACTCAATATTTATATAGAGGAAGAGAAAAGATTCAGGAAATTTTATCACGAACCTGGGAATAAATTTAGTCCAACCTCTAATAGTATATTGAATATTTTTCAAGATAGCACTGGAGTATTGTGGTTTTCAACCTATGATACGGGTTTGAATAAACTTACTTCCTCTAGTTGGCTACAGCATTTACAAAATGATGGATTGAAGAATTCTTTAAGTAATGGCTCTACTTGGGCTATTCACAAAAGCTCAAAACAGCCCAACGACCTTTGGATTGGAACAAGAGAAGGATTAGACAAACTCAATCTCAAATCCGGAACTATCGAACATTTTCGTCATAATCCTAACGATCCAAATAGTATTCCAGCGAATTGGATTGTCACTATTTTTGAAGATTCTCAAGAAAGATTGTGGATGGGAAGTAGACACGATGGACTTATTCTTTACGATCGACAGATAGAACGCTTTCGGCACTACCCCAGCCTGCCTAATAATCCTAAAACTATTAGTAATAAACTAGTATATGATATTATCGAAGACAATCGGGGAAGATTGTGGTTTGGGGGAATGTTTGGACTCAATCGTTACGACCCTGCTACAGATAGTTTTATACGCTACAATCGCAATCTTGGCACTCCCAAACTGGAAGGATTAAAGATTTTTTGTCTGCATCAAACAGATGACAATTTAATTTGGATTGGAAGCGATCGCGGTATTTTTAGATTAAACCCTGAAACCTTAGAAGTTCAAAGTTATACAAACGTTCCTAATGATTTTTCTAGCTTAAGCAACAACCTAGTTTTTTCTATATACGAAGACAGTCAAGGGGAACTTTGGTTTGGGACTCAACAAGGTCTAAATCATTTTAACCGCGAGACGAAACGTTTTGAACGAACTGATGTGAAGGACGGGTTGGCAAATGGAGTTATCTATACCATCGAAGAAGATAACAAGGGTAACTTGTGGATGACGACTAATTATGGTATTAGCACGTATAATCCAATCACAAAACAAATTAAAAATTACGATGAAAGTCATGGTCTAAGATTTCTGGAATTTAATTTAGGCTCTAGTTTCTCCGATCGAGAGTTTATGTATTTTGGTGGAACAGAAGGTTTGGTTTATTTTCGTCCTGAAGACATAGAAATAGATCGCTATCCTCCTAAAACAGTATTTAGGGAGTTTTTAATTGCCAATCAACCCGTTCCAATCGCGAGTAACGATACTAAGCATAAAACACTAAAAGTACATATCAACTATCTAGACGAGATTAATTTAACCCATAAAGACTCGACTTTTGGATTTGAATTTGCGGCGATACACTATGTTCATCCAGAGGCAAATCGTTTCGCTTTCAAACTAGAAGGTTTCGATCGGGACTGGGTTTATGCTCGTCCCCAACAACATTCAGCGACTTACACCAACATTCCCCCAGGAAGATACCGTTTTTTTGTTAAAGCAGCTAACCCGGATGGGGTTTGGGGTAAGGCAACAAGTATTCAGGTAACAATTTTTCCTGCTCCTTGGAAAACTAGTTGGGCATATTTAGGCTACTTTATAATTATTATTACTATTATTGGGACTATTGCTGGGCAGCATTACCAACAAGTCAAAGCCGATAAATTGTCACAACAAGCGATCGCGGCTAGTGAAAAACGCTATCGCAATTTTGTTAATAACAGTACTGAAGGAATTTGGCATCTAGATATCGATCCCCCGGTTTCTATACATCTTCCGATAGAGGAGCAAGTAACGTTGATTTTGTCTCGATTTAGAGTGGTCAACATCAATTCTGCATTAGCTCAAATGTACGATCTTTCTCTCGAGGGGATTTGCGGAAAACAGTCTATACTTTTTGAGGCTTTCGATCAAAAACAGCTTTTAAAAGAATGGATTGAAGAAGGCTATCAAATTTCAGGACAAACTCATACCTGTCAAATAAAAGATAGTCGGAGATTTTGGTTTTCTCGATCTTATACTGGAGAAATTTTCAACGATCATCTCACAAGTATTTGGGGGGTACAAAGAGATATCACTATTTTAAAAAGACATTTAAAAATTGTTGAATATCAAGCTCAACACGATAATTTAACAGGCTTAAAAAACCGTCATTGGTTTTATGAAAAAGCAAGAGATTCAATAATTAGAGTAAAAAAGAGTAAATACGATCACATTGCTTTTATATTGCTAGACTTCAACGACTTCAAGCAAATAAATGATAGCTTGGGTCATGAATATGGAGATAAGTTATTGAAGAAATTTGGTCATCGCTTATCTGAGTCCTTGAAGTTTTCCTCTTGCTTTTTCGCGCGTATTGGAGGAGATGAATTTATTTTCATCACCTTTTATAGAGAATCTTTAGATAGAGTCAACCAACTCATTGAAAAAATCCTCAAGACTCTCGAACAAACTTTTATTATTGATGAGGTAAAAGTAAAAGTGACAGGGAGTCTTGGCGTTTCTTTGTCCTCTCTGCATGGCAAGAACATTACAACTTTAATGCGATACGCTGATACGGCTATGTATTCAGCCAAACGACAGAAACTCTCTGTGGTGTTTTTTCAAGAGGAAAAGGATAGTTCTTCTAGCTATCGTCTAAAGCTATTAGCCGACTTGAAAGAGGCTATAAGTGAAAATTACTTGGAATTATATTATCAACCTAAATTGAACTTGCAAACCAATGAAATTTCAGGTTGTGAAGCATTAATTAGATGGAATCATCCTAGTCTAGGAAAAATTTCGCCAGGAGTATTTATCCCTTTAGCGGAAAAAACAGTTTCTATTCATCCTTTGACTTATTGGGTTATCGATCGCGCGTTTGCTGAGTGGAGAGATTTATGGAATTTTGGATGTCGTATCTCTATGGCAATAAATTTAACCGTTTATAATCTTTACGAACCTAACTTAATTAAAAAAATTATCTTTTATCGTAATAAGTATAAAATCAGACCTGAATACATTGAATTTGAGATTACCGAAGGTACATTTATAGAAGACATCGAGCAAGCTGTTGCTACAATGAAAAAAATACACGATCTGGGTTTCAAGTTAGCAATTGATGACTTTGGGACTGGTTACTCTTCCTTGAGCTATCTTAAAAGCTTGCCAATTGATACGTTGAAGATTGATATGCAATTCATTAAAAATATTCTTAAAGATTCTAGGGACGAAGCCCTCGTAAAATTAATAATAAGGTTATCTCATTTATATAGTCTAAAAGTTGTTGCTGAAGGAATTGAAGATCGAAAAACTCAAGAAAAATTGAAAAGTTATCAATGCGATTATGGTCAGGGTTATCATATCTCTCGTCCTCTACAAAAAGCAGATTTTTTACGGTTGATCCAAAACCACCCACTTGCTAGGAGAAGGCGGCAGATATAA
- the cysS gene encoding cysteine--tRNA ligase, translating into MTLTLYNTLTRRKDFFETLEPGKVRMYCCGITVYDYCHLGHARTCLIWDVARRYLQWRGYEVEYIQNFTDIDDKILKRAKAEGVPMEEVSERFIAAYFEDMERLHIGKADAYPRATHTLNGIQRLVSDLEQKGYAYPSQGDVYYSVRNFTEYGKLSGRKLEEMQAGASGRVEVEDPEAAKKKYPFDFALWKGSKPGEPAWESPWGAGRPGWHIECSAMVRERLGETIDIHVGGSDLVFPHHENEIAQSEAVTGKPLANYWLHNEMVMVNGKKMSKSVGNFTTIRDLLDGKWSLIPKTVDPMAVRLFILQTHYRNPVDFTPDALEAATNGWNTLKEGLLFGDVYGEKLGWEISPSPCLPVPSSRDSATNNTVAQRFIEAVDDDFNFAGGLAVLFEVAKELRKEGNLLTHEGQTETSPQELEAQWRTLVELAGVLGFEAQLEAKTETIGGFSEAEIEKLLEQRKAARKAKNFAEADRIRDELKAQGIGLIDQPDGTTKLHRM; encoded by the coding sequence ATGACCTTAACGCTCTACAACACCCTCACTCGTCGTAAAGACTTCTTTGAAACCCTCGAACCGGGAAAAGTGAGAATGTACTGCTGTGGCATCACTGTTTACGATTATTGCCACCTCGGTCATGCCAGAACCTGTCTGATTTGGGATGTGGCGCGTCGCTATCTCCAATGGCGAGGATATGAAGTTGAATACATTCAAAACTTCACCGATATTGACGATAAAATCCTCAAACGCGCCAAAGCTGAAGGGGTTCCAATGGAAGAGGTTTCCGAACGGTTTATTGCTGCGTATTTTGAAGACATGGAACGCTTGCACATTGGAAAAGCCGATGCCTATCCTCGCGCCACCCACACCTTAAACGGCATTCAGCGCCTCGTTTCCGATTTGGAACAAAAAGGTTACGCCTATCCCTCTCAAGGGGACGTGTACTATTCCGTTCGCAACTTTACCGAATACGGGAAACTTTCAGGACGAAAATTGGAGGAAATGCAGGCGGGTGCAAGCGGACGGGTCGAAGTGGAAGACCCGGAAGCCGCAAAGAAAAAATACCCCTTCGATTTCGCCCTGTGGAAGGGTTCTAAGCCCGGAGAACCTGCGTGGGAGTCTCCTTGGGGAGCGGGTCGCCCCGGATGGCACATCGAGTGTTCTGCGATGGTACGCGAGCGTTTGGGAGAGACAATTGATATTCATGTGGGGGGAAGCGATTTGGTCTTTCCCCACCACGAAAATGAAATTGCGCAATCGGAAGCAGTGACGGGGAAACCGTTAGCGAATTATTGGCTGCACAATGAGATGGTGATGGTCAATGGGAAAAAGATGTCGAAGTCTGTAGGCAATTTCACGACGATTCGGGATTTGCTTGATGGCAAATGGTCGTTGATTCCCAAAACCGTTGATCCGATGGCGGTGCGTCTGTTTATTTTGCAAACCCACTACCGCAATCCCGTTGATTTCACGCCGGATGCTCTCGAAGCGGCGACGAATGGCTGGAATACCTTAAAAGAGGGGTTATTGTTTGGGGATGTTTACGGGGAAAAGTTGGGTTGGGAAATCTCGCCGTCCCCCTGTCTCCCCGTCCCCTCATCAAGGGATTCAGCGACGAACAACACTGTTGCACAAAGATTTATAGAGGCGGTGGATGACGATTTCAACTTCGCCGGAGGTTTAGCGGTCTTATTTGAGGTGGCGAAGGAGTTGCGGAAGGAGGGGAATTTGTTGACGCATGAAGGTCAAACGGAGACTTCTCCCCAGGAATTAGAGGCGCAGTGGCGGACGTTGGTGGAGTTGGCTGGAGTTTTGGGTTTTGAGGCGCAGTTAGAGGCGAAAACAGAGACGATTGGTGGGTTTAGTGAGGCGGAGATTGAAAAGTTGCTAGAACAGCGAAAAGCGGCGCGAAAAGCGAAAAATTTTGCGGAAGCGGATCGCATTCGCGACGAACTCAAGGCGCAGGGAATTGGCTTGATTGACCAACCGGATGGGACGACGAAGTTGCATCGAATGTAG
- a CDS encoding CobW family GTP-binding protein: MQPVSTQPQGSGEIDTQKRGLPVTIITGFLGSGKTTLLNHILSNQEGLKTAVLVNEFGEIGIDNELIVTTDDNMVELNNGCICCTINEDLVNAVYNVLERQDQIDYLVVETTGLADPLPVALTFLGTELRDMTRLDSIVTVVDSENFSLDLFNSEAAYSQIAYGDAILLNKIDLVDEGDVDSLEVRIRDIKSDARILRTKNSEVPLPLILSVGLFESDRYFAQSESKHEHHDHEHHNHEHHDHEHHDHEHDHHDHSDHLANDGFTSLSFQSDKPLAIKKFQHFLDHQLSENIFRAKGILWFKESPSRHIFHLSGKRFSIEDDEWKGEKKNQLVLIGQNLDHDKLREQLEVCVCS, translated from the coding sequence ATGCAGCCAGTTAGCACTCAACCCCAAGGATCGGGGGAAATCGATACTCAGAAACGTGGTTTGCCCGTCACGATTATTACGGGATTCCTCGGTAGCGGCAAAACAACCCTCCTCAACCACATCTTAAGCAATCAAGAAGGGTTAAAAACAGCCGTTTTGGTCAATGAGTTTGGCGAAATTGGCATTGATAACGAACTAATTGTCACCACCGATGACAATATGGTGGAACTGAACAATGGTTGCATTTGCTGCACGATTAATGAAGATTTAGTCAATGCGGTTTATAACGTCCTCGAACGGCAAGATCAAATCGATTATCTTGTAGTTGAAACGACGGGATTAGCTGACCCGCTTCCGGTTGCACTCACGTTTTTGGGGACGGAGTTGCGAGATATGACCCGGTTGGATTCGATTGTGACGGTGGTTGATTCGGAAAATTTCAGTTTGGATTTATTTAACAGCGAGGCGGCGTACAGTCAGATTGCTTACGGTGATGCGATCCTATTGAATAAAATCGATTTGGTGGATGAGGGGGATGTGGATTCGTTGGAGGTGAGAATTCGCGATATTAAATCCGACGCTAGGATATTGCGCACTAAAAATTCGGAAGTGCCTTTACCATTGATTCTGAGTGTGGGTTTGTTTGAGTCGGATCGGTATTTTGCACAGTCTGAGTCGAAACACGAGCATCACGACCACGAGCATCATAACCACGAACATCACGACCACGAACATCACGACCACGAACACGACCATCACGATCATTCCGACCACTTAGCAAATGATGGTTTTACCTCACTTTCCTTCCAAAGTGATAAACCGTTAGCGATTAAGAAGTTTCAACATTTCCTCGACCATCAGCTTTCGGAAAATATCTTCCGTGCGAAGGGGATTTTGTGGTTTAAGGAGAGTCCGAGTCGCCATATTTTCCATTTAAGCGGGAAGCGGTTTTCGATTGAGGATGATGAGTGGAAGGGAGAGAAGAAGAATCAGTTGGTGTTAATCGGTCAAAATTTAGACCACGACAAACTGCGAGAACAATTAGAAGTGTGTGTTTGTAGTTAA
- a CDS encoding CHASE2 domain-containing protein, with translation MVNRSQLNEYLKKICGAAIVTPCVAALVIALQYLGIFQVLEWAVLDRFFRQRPQEPPDSRIVLITIDDDDLTELGQWPISDRGLADLIQKIQRDRPVVIGLDLYRDLPVEPGSEELVEVIKSTPNLIGVQKRVETQVKPHPTLAQLNRLALADLVLDGDGKIRRGLISVQTSLNSPVELSLGAKLALMYLRERGIEAEYIDPKRQHIILGKAKFSPLLQYDGSYVRVDNGGYQILLNFRGVQNNFQTVSLSDVLSDRVPEGTFRDRAILIGSVAISLKDMYPTPYSKSFSNERDLTPGVVIHANLTSQIVDAALGHRPLFQVLPDPLEWLYVLVWSGIGTGFYFLVIETKSLKKVSRKVVLSTGLIVLSLGTLGSGYLAFLAGWWIPSITPLFALIGSAIASAVKRSQKLQRLASLDNLTQVANRGTFDKFLLQAWERNINLQQNLSLIFCDVDCFKLYNDNYGHQAGDRCLQQVAKAMCNSVRMTDLVARYGGEEFVVILPKAQIDQAVRIAERIQSNVQALQIPHTYTKAKSEYVTLSCGVASVNAKSDDLSPKELIERADRALYQAKEEGRDRAIAYTPKPPSD, from the coding sequence ATGGTCAATCGATCGCAGTTGAATGAGTATCTCAAAAAAATATGCGGCGCTGCGATCGTTACGCCCTGTGTTGCAGCTTTGGTTATTGCCCTACAATATCTTGGCATTTTTCAGGTTCTTGAATGGGCAGTGCTGGATCGATTTTTCCGCCAACGTCCCCAAGAACCGCCCGATTCTCGGATTGTACTGATTACCATTGACGATGACGATCTGACTGAGTTGGGTCAGTGGCCCATTTCCGATCGCGGACTCGCAGATTTAATTCAAAAAATTCAGCGCGATCGCCCCGTTGTCATTGGCTTAGACCTGTATCGAGATTTACCCGTCGAACCCGGTTCTGAAGAACTCGTCGAGGTTATCAAATCAACCCCCAACCTCATCGGCGTACAGAAACGGGTCGAAACCCAAGTCAAACCCCATCCCACTCTCGCACAACTCAATCGCTTGGCTTTAGCGGATCTCGTACTAGATGGCGACGGGAAGATTCGTCGCGGATTAATTTCAGTGCAAACCTCCCTCAACTCGCCCGTCGAACTCAGTTTGGGGGCAAAACTCGCTCTCATGTATTTGAGGGAACGGGGAATCGAGGCGGAATATATCGATCCCAAGCGACAACACATTATCCTGGGGAAAGCCAAATTTTCGCCGCTTCTTCAATACGATGGCAGCTACGTTCGCGTCGATAACGGAGGCTATCAAATCCTCTTGAACTTTCGAGGGGTACAGAATAATTTTCAGACCGTCTCTCTGTCTGACGTACTGAGCGATCGCGTTCCTGAAGGTACATTCCGCGATCGCGCGATCCTGATTGGCTCGGTCGCCATCAGCCTCAAGGATATGTATCCAACCCCCTACAGCAAGAGCTTTAGCAACGAACGCGACCTCACTCCCGGCGTAGTCATTCACGCCAATCTCACCAGTCAGATCGTCGATGCAGCTTTAGGTCATCGTCCCCTCTTTCAAGTCCTTCCCGATCCCCTGGAGTGGTTGTATGTCTTGGTTTGGTCTGGAATTGGAACGGGGTTCTATTTTCTGGTTATCGAGACAAAATCCCTGAAAAAGGTTTCTCGTAAAGTCGTTTTGAGTACGGGTTTAATCGTGCTGAGTCTCGGTACGCTTGGTAGCGGTTACCTCGCCTTTCTCGCCGGTTGGTGGATTCCCTCAATCACTCCCCTCTTCGCTCTTATTGGTTCTGCAATCGCCAGTGCAGTCAAGCGCAGCCAAAAATTACAGCGTCTCGCCTCTTTGGATAACTTGACGCAAGTTGCCAATCGGGGAACCTTTGACAAGTTTCTTCTGCAAGCTTGGGAGCGCAATATCAACCTGCAACAGAATTTATCGTTGATTTTCTGCGATGTGGACTGTTTTAAGCTCTACAACGATAACTACGGTCATCAAGCCGGGGATCGATGCTTGCAACAAGTGGCTAAAGCAATGTGCAATTCCGTGCGAATGACCGATCTGGTGGCTCGTTATGGCGGGGAAGAATTTGTCGTCATTCTCCCCAAAGCCCAAATCGACCAAGCCGTGAGAATTGCCGAACGGATTCAAAGCAATGTTCAAGCGCTCCAAATTCCCCATACCTACACGAAAGCAAAGAGCGAATACGTCACTCTCAGTTGCGGCGTGGCAAGCGTCAATGCCAAGTCAGACGACCTCTCTCCCAAAGAATTAATCGAACGGGCAGATCGGGCATTATACCAAGCAAAAGAGGAGGGACGCGATCGCGCGATCGCCTACACGCCCAAACCCCCTTCTGATTAA